In Spirosoma aureum, a single genomic region encodes these proteins:
- a CDS encoding cupin domain-containing protein, translating into MAYQNKLVQNKITGQNIRFLQTAADTNGKLLEMESTYRAHSKEPTAHYHPFQEEDFEILAGELTVQLDGQLKILKKGDKLHVPANTVHAMWNASDGETVINWQVRPAMDTEQLLETANGLASDGKVKATGMPPLLQTALMANHFSNVFRIAKPPFAVQKILFTLLTPFAYLAGYKPTYKKYLD; encoded by the coding sequence ATGGCTTATCAAAATAAACTAGTTCAGAATAAAATAACCGGCCAGAACATCCGGTTTTTGCAGACAGCTGCCGACACGAACGGCAAACTGCTGGAGATGGAATCGACCTATCGCGCGCACTCAAAAGAGCCAACGGCACACTATCATCCCTTTCAGGAAGAAGATTTCGAAATTCTGGCCGGAGAGCTTACTGTTCAGCTGGATGGGCAATTGAAGATTCTGAAAAAGGGTGATAAACTGCATGTTCCGGCCAATACCGTCCATGCCATGTGGAATGCGTCTGACGGTGAGACCGTCATCAACTGGCAGGTAAGGCCAGCCATGGACACCGAGCAACTGCTCGAAACGGCAAATGGGCTCGCCAGCGATGGTAAAGTGAAGGCAACCGGAATGCCACCACTGTTGCAGACGGCACTCATGGCCAACCATTTTTCGAATGTTTTCAGGATTGCTAAACCACCGTTTGCCGTGCAGAAAATCCTGTTTACGCTCCTGACGCCGTTTGCCTATCTTGCTGGTTATAAGCCGACCTATAAGAAATACCTCGACTAA